TGAAATACAGAATACAAATCaatttatttcctgaatttctaACTATGCTAAAAAGAGTTTGCTTGCAGTTCTCAATAATGTGAAGGAGACAAGATAAAGAGATTTTAGCATCCTCCAAAGGAGTAAGCCATGGTCCCAGAGAGACCCAAACACCTGCCCAAACATACTGTCAAATGATCTATACAAATTTGGTGCTTCCTAATctggtgttaaaaaaaaatgtgagctttCTGGTCTCGGCCGCAGAAGCGAGATGACGAAGGGAACGTCATCGTTTGGAAAGCGTCGCAATAAGATGCACACATTGTGCCGCCGCTGTGGCTCTAAGGCCTACCACCTTCAGAAGTCGACCTGTGGCAAATGTGGCTACCCTGCCAAGCGCAAGAGAAAGTATAACTGGAGTGCCAAGGCTAAAAGACGAAATACCACCGGAACTGGTCAAATGAGGCACCTAAAAATTGTATACCGCAGATTCAGGCATGGATTCCGTGAAGGAACAACACCTAAACCCAAGAGGGCAGCTGTTGCAGCATCCAGTTCATCTTAAGAATGTCAACAATTAGTCATGCAACTAATgttctggttttaaaaaaaaaaaaaaaaaaaaaaaaaaaaatgtgagcacaCACTTTGTACAAGTCCTTATTTTAGGCACCGAGGGAGAACTGGAAACTTATTTTCAAGAAGCTCATAACTGGGTGACACATACAAggctaagaaaatatatataatcatgtaACTGGCTTTAAACAAATGTTTCCTGATAAATAGTTTCTCATCTTGAAAAAAACTCacccaaaataaaaaggaatgaaaattttTAGACCTATAAGACTATATACTAACTCAATCCCACTTTTAATCAATTGATAAGGGTAATTAAAGCTCAAAGAAGTTGAAACACAAAACCTTAAATAAATAACTTGTAAGAACTGGAAAGAGCTGCTGAATTTGGTAAACACTAAGATAAAGGGGTGCTCGCTTCCTACTTGGCTCCTTCCCCACCGGCTGTGAAGGTGCCAGCACTCTTTGGCAAACTTGCTTCA
The window above is part of the Symphalangus syndactylus isolate Jambi chromosome 14, NHGRI_mSymSyn1-v2.1_pri, whole genome shotgun sequence genome. Proteins encoded here:
- the LOC129462665 gene encoding large ribosomal subunit protein eL37-like, producing the protein MTKGTSSFGKRRNKMHTLCRRCGSKAYHLQKSTCGKCGYPAKRKRKYNWSAKAKRRNTTGTGQMRHLKIVYRRFRHGFREGTTPKPKRAAVAASSSS